Proteins encoded by one window of Quadrisphaera setariae:
- a CDS encoding dihydrofolate reductase translates to MSTSSTASTPGGRVGAVWAQDRSGVIGADGDVPWDVPEDLKHFSRTTRGHGVVMGRATWDSLPERWRPLPGRRCVVLTRDPSWSAPGAVTATTLAEALEAAAQPGEGADGEVWVIGGAQVYALALAEGALDVLAITEVDLDVEGDRAEQALAPEVDPAAWTAVRRDPDGGGWATAENGTRYRITWYERS, encoded by the coding sequence GTGAGCACCTCGAGCACGGCGAGCACCCCCGGCGGCAGGGTCGGGGCCGTCTGGGCGCAGGACCGCTCCGGCGTCATCGGCGCCGACGGCGACGTCCCCTGGGACGTGCCCGAGGACCTCAAGCACTTCAGCCGCACCACCCGCGGGCACGGCGTGGTCATGGGCCGCGCCACGTGGGACTCCCTGCCCGAGCGCTGGCGGCCGCTGCCCGGTCGCCGCTGCGTGGTGCTCACCCGCGACCCGTCGTGGTCGGCGCCGGGCGCCGTGACGGCCACGACGCTCGCCGAGGCGCTCGAGGCCGCCGCCCAGCCCGGTGAGGGCGCCGACGGCGAGGTCTGGGTCATCGGCGGCGCGCAGGTGTACGCCCTCGCCCTGGCCGAGGGCGCCCTCGACGTCCTCGCCATCACCGAGGTGGACCTCGACGTCGAGGGGGACCGCGCCGAGCAGGCGCTCGCCCCCGAGGTCGACCCGGCGGCCTGGACCGCCGTCCGCCGCGACCCCGACGGCGGCGGCTGGGCCACCGCGGAGAACGGCACCCGCTACCGCATCACCTGGTACGAGAGGAGCTGA
- a CDS encoding thymidylate synthase encodes MAHGATKSDRTGTGTRSVFGAQLRYDLSAGFPLVTTKRVHLRSIVAELLWFLRGDGNARWLQERGVTIWDEWAGPDGDLGPVYGVQWRSWPTPDGGTVDQLAQVLDTLRRDPDSRRMLVSAWNVAELDKMALAPCHALFQFYVADGRLSCQLYQRSADLFLGVPFNIASYALLTHLVAAEVGLAVGDFIWTGGDCHVYDNHVEQVREQLSREPYPFPQLHLRPAPLFEHAIEDVEVVGYRHHPTIKAPVAV; translated from the coding sequence ATGGCCCACGGCGCCACCAAGAGCGACCGGACGGGCACCGGCACGCGCAGCGTGTTCGGCGCCCAGCTGCGCTACGACCTGTCCGCCGGGTTCCCGCTGGTCACCACCAAGCGCGTGCACCTGCGCTCGATCGTCGCCGAGCTGCTGTGGTTCCTCCGCGGGGACGGCAACGCCCGCTGGCTGCAGGAGCGCGGCGTCACCATCTGGGACGAGTGGGCCGGTCCCGACGGTGACCTCGGCCCGGTCTACGGCGTGCAGTGGCGCTCCTGGCCCACCCCTGACGGCGGCACCGTCGACCAGCTCGCGCAGGTGCTCGACACCCTGCGGCGAGACCCCGACTCCCGCCGCATGCTCGTCTCGGCCTGGAACGTGGCCGAGCTGGACAAGATGGCGCTGGCGCCCTGCCACGCCCTGTTCCAGTTCTACGTGGCCGACGGGCGCCTGTCGTGCCAGCTCTACCAGCGCAGCGCGGACCTGTTCCTGGGCGTGCCGTTCAACATCGCCAGCTACGCGCTGCTCACGCACCTGGTCGCTGCCGAGGTCGGGCTCGCCGTCGGCGACTTCATCTGGACCGGCGGCGACTGCCACGTCTATGACAACCACGTCGAGCAGGTCCGCGAGCAGCTGTCCCGGGAGCCGTACCCCTTCCCGCAGCTGCACCTGCGCCCGGCGCCGCTGTTCGAGCACGCCATCGAGGACGTCGAGGTGGTCGGCTACCGCCACCACCCGACCATCAAGGCGCCGGTGGCGGTGTGA
- the pcp gene encoding pyroglutamyl-peptidase I yields the protein MDGPATRVLLTGFEPFAGDEANPSWPAVQRAAQLLADERPRRIEVQTRLLPVEFGRSAHLLRAAVDEVRPAVVVCAGLAGGTAAVRVERVAVNLDDARIPDAAGAQPVDVPSVPGGPAAWFATLPVKAAVRAVAEAGVPVALSASAGGFVCNHVFAALMCHLEEDDDRARGGFVHLPWASDLPHPPDVPALPLEQLARALVAVVRAALEHRADLHVPGGALH from the coding sequence GTGGACGGACCAGCGACCCGCGTGCTGCTCACCGGCTTCGAGCCCTTCGCCGGAGACGAGGCCAACCCCTCCTGGCCGGCGGTGCAGCGGGCGGCTCAGCTGCTGGCCGACGAACGGCCGCGCCGGATCGAGGTGCAGACCCGGCTGCTGCCGGTGGAGTTCGGACGCAGCGCGCACCTGCTGCGCGCCGCCGTCGACGAGGTGCGGCCCGCCGTCGTCGTCTGCGCCGGTCTGGCGGGCGGCACCGCCGCGGTGCGCGTGGAGCGGGTGGCGGTGAACCTCGACGACGCCCGCATCCCCGACGCCGCGGGCGCCCAGCCCGTGGACGTCCCCTCGGTGCCGGGCGGCCCGGCGGCCTGGTTCGCCACGCTGCCGGTGAAGGCCGCGGTCCGCGCTGTCGCGGAGGCCGGGGTGCCCGTGGCGCTGTCGGCCAGTGCGGGCGGGTTCGTCTGCAACCACGTCTTCGCCGCGCTGATGTGCCACCTGGAGGAGGACGACGACCGCGCCCGCGGCGGCTTCGTCCACCTGCCGTGGGCGAGCGACCTGCCGCACCCGCCGGACGTACCGGCCCTGCCGCTGGAGCAGCTGGCCCGGGCCCTGGTTGCCGTGGTGCGGGCGGCGCTGGAGCACCGGGCCGACCTGCACGTCCCCGGTGGCGCCCTGCACTGA
- a CDS encoding CNNM domain-containing protein has protein sequence MSWFEVTGWTALIIALSAFFVAVEFAMLAAKPYRLEDAASRSRSARAALKSSNELTVVLAGCQLGITACTLALGAITKPAVHYAITPLLETAGLPYWVADVIAFVLALVVVTFLHLVVGEMAPKSWAIAHPETSATLLALPMRAFMLATRPALLLMNEMANAMLRRIGVEPVNEKQDSSNSDDLRQLVEHSASVGALDASYRARITGALDLEQLTLAEVLPQRPVITSVPADASAQRVREVSRSTGHLRVLVEDGDGVPRRVVHVRDTLLLADGAPVADRSSEVLTMDPGTPLGTALAAMRRTSSQLVLVRADGAAAQGVVTVSDIIGRLFPETVSTPEPARAGGAPSPSRRALGTSAATAR, from the coding sequence ATGAGCTGGTTCGAGGTCACCGGCTGGACCGCGCTCATCATCGCCCTCTCGGCGTTCTTCGTGGCCGTCGAGTTCGCGATGCTCGCCGCCAAGCCCTACCGCCTGGAGGACGCCGCCTCCCGCTCGCGCTCGGCGCGGGCGGCGCTGAAGTCGTCCAACGAGCTCACCGTGGTGCTGGCCGGCTGCCAGCTGGGCATCACCGCCTGCACCCTGGCGCTGGGCGCCATCACCAAGCCCGCGGTGCACTACGCCATCACGCCGCTGCTGGAGACCGCCGGCCTGCCCTACTGGGTAGCCGACGTCATCGCGTTCGTCCTCGCCCTGGTGGTGGTGACGTTCCTGCACCTCGTGGTGGGCGAGATGGCGCCGAAGTCGTGGGCGATCGCCCACCCGGAGACCTCGGCGACGCTCCTGGCGCTGCCGATGCGGGCGTTCATGCTGGCCACGCGGCCGGCGCTGCTGCTCATGAACGAGATGGCCAACGCCATGCTGCGCCGCATCGGCGTGGAGCCCGTCAACGAGAAGCAGGACAGCTCGAACTCCGACGACCTGCGCCAGCTGGTGGAGCACTCCGCCAGCGTCGGTGCGCTCGACGCGAGCTACCGGGCGCGGATCACGGGTGCGCTCGACCTGGAGCAGCTGACCCTCGCCGAGGTGCTCCCGCAGCGCCCCGTCATCACGTCCGTCCCCGCGGACGCGTCGGCGCAGCGGGTGCGGGAGGTCAGCCGCAGCACCGGGCACCTGCGGGTGCTCGTGGAGGACGGCGACGGCGTGCCCCGCCGCGTGGTCCACGTGCGCGACACGCTGCTGCTGGCCGACGGCGCCCCCGTGGCCGACCGCTCCTCCGAGGTCCTCACGATGGACCCCGGCACGCCGCTGGGGACGGCGCTCGCCGCGATGCGCCGCACCAGCAGCCAGCTGGTGCTGGTGCGCGCCGACGGCGCCGCCGCGCAGGGCGTGGTCACCGTCAGCGACATCATCGGCCGGCTCTTCCCCGAGACGGTCAGCACGCCCGAGCCCGCCCGGGCCGGCGGCGCGCCGTCGCCGTCGCGCCGGGCGCTCGGCACCAGCGCCGCCACCGCCCGCTGA
- a CDS encoding hemolysin family protein → MSAVLLLLAGLVVVVVITAGTAYFVAQEFGYMSVDRSRLRARAEKGDAAATRALDITRRTSFMLSGAQLGITVTGLLVGYTAEPLIGQAVSQLLGVASVPSGVGLAIGTVAGLLLATFIQMLLGELFPKNYAIARPEQTSTALAASTKLYLALFGWVITVFDAASNALLRLLRIEPVHDVDSTATARDLDHIVSASRESGDLPAELSVLLDRILDFPDRDAEHAMIPRPRTDVVRAGTTVSELRELMATGHSRYPVVDDDEGVVGVVHLTDLLDAGPSVRSAGDLARPPHLVATSTPLPVALRSMAAARTQLACVIDEHGGLAGVLSVEDIAEEVVGELTDEHDDPADAAGGPLQSAGDVWEVSGQEPLDEVERLVGHDFPDHHDAETLAGLVIHAHGTLPAVGEVVEVELPPDPASVLEDEPDAPWVLRMEVLAVERHVPSRVRIELAGGPAGGRDDQRSDEQTDRAEEVPA, encoded by the coding sequence GTGAGCGCGGTCCTGCTCCTGCTCGCCGGGCTCGTCGTGGTGGTGGTGATCACCGCCGGCACCGCGTACTTCGTGGCCCAGGAGTTCGGCTACATGTCGGTCGACAGGTCGCGCCTGCGCGCCCGGGCCGAGAAGGGCGACGCCGCGGCCACGCGCGCCCTCGACATCACCCGCCGCACCTCGTTCATGCTCTCCGGCGCGCAGCTGGGGATCACCGTCACCGGCCTGCTGGTCGGCTACACGGCCGAGCCGCTCATCGGGCAGGCCGTGTCGCAGCTGCTCGGCGTGGCCAGCGTGCCCTCCGGCGTGGGCCTGGCCATCGGCACCGTCGCGGGCCTGCTGCTCGCCACGTTCATCCAGATGCTCCTGGGCGAGCTGTTCCCCAAGAACTACGCCATCGCCCGGCCCGAGCAGACCTCCACGGCCCTGGCCGCGTCCACGAAGCTCTACCTGGCGCTGTTCGGGTGGGTCATCACGGTCTTCGACGCCGCCTCCAACGCCCTGCTGCGGCTGCTGCGCATCGAGCCCGTCCACGACGTCGACTCCACCGCCACGGCGCGAGACCTCGACCACATCGTCAGCGCCTCCCGCGAGAGCGGTGACCTGCCCGCGGAGCTGTCGGTGCTGCTGGACAGGATCCTCGACTTCCCCGACCGCGACGCCGAGCACGCGATGATCCCGCGGCCCCGCACCGACGTCGTGCGTGCGGGCACCACCGTCAGCGAGCTGCGCGAGCTCATGGCCACCGGCCACTCCCGCTACCCGGTGGTGGACGACGACGAGGGCGTGGTGGGCGTCGTGCACCTCACCGACCTGCTCGACGCAGGCCCCTCCGTGCGGAGCGCGGGCGACCTCGCCCGGCCGCCGCACCTGGTGGCCACCAGCACGCCGCTGCCGGTGGCGCTGCGGTCCATGGCCGCCGCCCGTACGCAGCTGGCGTGCGTCATCGACGAGCACGGCGGCCTCGCCGGCGTGCTCTCGGTGGAGGACATCGCCGAGGAGGTCGTCGGTGAGCTGACCGACGAGCACGACGACCCCGCCGACGCGGCCGGCGGCCCGCTGCAGTCCGCCGGCGACGTCTGGGAGGTCTCCGGCCAGGAGCCCCTCGACGAGGTCGAGCGCCTCGTGGGCCACGACTTCCCCGACCACCACGACGCCGAGACGCTCGCCGGTCTGGTCATCCACGCCCACGGCACCCTGCCGGCCGTCGGCGAGGTGGTGGAGGTCGAGCTCCCGCCCGACCCGGCCTCGGTGCTGGAGGACGAGCCCGACGCGCCGTGGGTGCTGCGGATGGAGGTGCTCGCCGTCGAGCGGCACGTCCCGAGCCGGGTGCGGATCGAGCTGGCCGGCGGCCCCGCCGGTGGACGGGACGATCAGCGCTCCGACGAGCAGACCGACCGCGCTGAGGAGGTGCCCGCATGA
- a CDS encoding HAD-IA family hydrolase, with protein MDTQPLPAPEGLPLGLDSLTGRTFDAVLFDMDGTLIDSGPVVVRSWFRWAEEEGVDPALLAGKHGIPSAQIVAELVPPERWASATQRIDDIEVADTDGIVVLPGAREALSALPAGRVAIATSCTRPLAVARIGATGLPAPAVVVTASDVERGKPDPAPYLLAAQRLGVDPARCLVVEDAPAGIAAGRAAGCATLAVASTHRVEELVAARADAVVVDLSGVLLEGDDDGVRLLPA; from the coding sequence GTGGACACCCAGCCCCTGCCCGCGCCCGAGGGCCTGCCCCTCGGCCTGGACTCCCTGACCGGTCGGACCTTCGACGCCGTGCTCTTCGACATGGACGGCACGCTCATCGACTCCGGCCCGGTGGTGGTGCGGTCCTGGTTCCGCTGGGCCGAGGAGGAGGGCGTCGACCCGGCGCTGCTCGCGGGCAAGCACGGCATCCCGTCGGCGCAGATCGTGGCGGAGCTGGTGCCGCCCGAGCGGTGGGCCTCCGCCACCCAGCGCATCGACGACATCGAGGTGGCCGACACCGACGGCATCGTCGTCCTGCCCGGCGCCCGCGAGGCCCTCTCCGCGCTGCCCGCCGGCCGGGTGGCCATCGCCACCTCCTGCACCCGCCCGCTGGCCGTGGCGCGCATCGGGGCGACGGGCCTGCCGGCGCCCGCCGTGGTCGTCACCGCCAGCGACGTCGAGCGCGGCAAGCCCGACCCCGCCCCCTACCTGCTCGCCGCGCAGCGGCTCGGGGTCGACCCGGCTCGCTGCCTCGTGGTGGAGGACGCCCCCGCGGGCATCGCCGCCGGGCGCGCCGCGGGCTGCGCGACGCTGGCGGTGGCCTCCACGCACCGCGTCGAGGAGCTGGTCGCCGCGCGGGCCGACGCCGTCGTCGTCGACCTGTCCGGTGTGCTGCTCGAGGGGGACGACGACGGCGTGCGCCTGCTGCCGGCGTGA
- a CDS encoding heparan-alpha-glucosaminide N-acetyltransferase domain-containing protein, translating into MSTPAGGPGPGGAARSTALAAPRRERLVGVDAARGLALLGMMGTHLVSRTTADGGVSWVYEVFSGRASALFAVLAGVGLALSTGRTDPPRGLELRAARAGVLARAGVVGGVGLLVGLAPGYIYVILVYYGLLFAVAALFVGLRFRTLALLGGAWLLVGPVVARLVRPLVSGPGGAPTFDVPSPASLLHPLELLTGLFVTGVYPVLTWTGYLLVGMAVGRLPLQRAVVAGWLLATGAAAAVVAPLASAAALGAAGGEQVLQGQAPPSWGVTDLPLALDTFLPGATPTTTWAWLLIDTPHSATPFDLVGTTGSALAMLGAALLVGRAVPWSLAPLAGAGAMTLTLYSLHVVTSRPTGEVLGGEAAWLFHAAAAVVVGLAVREAGLRGPLEAVAARATRAARSAVLRRTPSL; encoded by the coding sequence GTGAGCACCCCCGCCGGCGGCCCCGGTCCTGGCGGCGCAGCCCGCTCGACGGCGCTCGCCGCTCCCCGCCGCGAGCGCCTGGTCGGCGTCGACGCCGCCCGCGGTCTGGCGCTGCTGGGGATGATGGGCACGCACCTGGTCTCGCGGACCACCGCCGACGGCGGCGTCAGCTGGGTGTACGAGGTGTTCAGCGGCCGCGCGTCCGCGCTGTTCGCGGTGCTCGCCGGCGTCGGCCTGGCGCTGTCGACGGGCCGCACCGACCCACCGCGGGGGCTGGAGCTGAGAGCCGCCCGCGCCGGGGTGCTGGCCCGCGCTGGAGTGGTGGGCGGCGTGGGCCTGCTGGTCGGCCTCGCACCCGGCTACATCTACGTGATCCTCGTCTACTACGGGCTGCTCTTCGCCGTGGCGGCGCTGTTCGTGGGGCTGCGCTTCCGCACCCTGGCGCTGCTGGGCGGCGCGTGGCTGCTGGTCGGCCCGGTGGTGGCGCGCCTGGTGCGGCCGCTGGTCTCCGGCCCGGGCGGGGCGCCCACCTTCGACGTCCCCTCGCCGGCCTCGCTGCTGCACCCGCTGGAGCTGCTGACCGGGCTGTTCGTCACGGGCGTCTACCCGGTGCTCACCTGGACCGGGTACCTGCTGGTGGGCATGGCCGTGGGGCGCCTGCCGCTGCAGCGGGCGGTGGTGGCGGGGTGGCTGCTGGCCACGGGCGCCGCGGCGGCCGTGGTGGCGCCGCTGGCGTCGGCGGCAGCGCTGGGCGCCGCCGGTGGCGAGCAGGTCCTCCAGGGCCAGGCGCCGCCGTCGTGGGGCGTCACCGACCTGCCGCTGGCGCTCGACACGTTCCTGCCCGGGGCCACGCCGACGACGACGTGGGCGTGGCTGCTCATCGACACCCCGCACTCCGCGACGCCTTTCGACCTCGTCGGCACCACCGGCAGCGCCCTCGCCATGCTGGGCGCTGCCCTGCTGGTGGGCCGGGCCGTGCCGTGGTCGCTCGCGCCGCTGGCGGGAGCCGGCGCCATGACGCTGACGCTGTACTCCCTGCACGTGGTGACCTCGCGCCCGACGGGCGAGGTGCTCGGCGGTGAGGCCGCGTGGCTGTTCCACGCCGCGGCCGCCGTGGTCGTCGGGCTCGCCGTGCGCGAGGCGGGCCTGCGCGGGCCGCTGGAGGCGGTGGCCGCGCGCGCCACGCGCGCCGCCCGGTCCGCCGTCCTGCGGCGGACCCCCTCCCTGTGA
- a CDS encoding sigma-70 family RNA polymerase sigma factor, whose amino-acid sequence MGRSAFDVRAAHAEHGATLVAFAASALRDRALAEDCVQEVFLRAWRSADRHDPDRGSVRTWLFAIARNVVVDAARARARRAPVVADGSVPEVADPRDAPAAVVERMRLAQALAGLSLEHRQVVVEVHLNGRDYADVSQETGVAVATLRTRMFYALKALRTALGADLTDDRGGVDDGGRR is encoded by the coding sequence GTGGGGCGCAGCGCCTTCGACGTGCGCGCCGCGCACGCCGAGCACGGCGCCACCCTCGTGGCCTTCGCCGCGAGCGCCCTGCGGGACCGGGCCCTGGCGGAGGACTGCGTGCAGGAGGTGTTCCTGCGCGCGTGGCGCTCCGCGGACCGCCACGACCCCGACCGGGGTTCGGTGCGCACGTGGCTGTTCGCCATCGCGCGCAACGTGGTGGTCGACGCCGCCCGCGCCCGGGCGCGGCGGGCGCCCGTGGTCGCGGACGGATCCGTGCCGGAGGTCGCGGACCCCCGTGACGCACCGGCCGCCGTGGTGGAGCGCATGCGGCTGGCGCAGGCGCTCGCGGGGTTGAGCCTCGAGCACCGCCAGGTGGTGGTCGAAGTCCATCTGAACGGACGCGACTACGCGGACGTATCACAGGAGACGGGTGTGGCGGTGGCCACGCTCCGCACGAGGATGTTCTACGCGCTCAAGGCGCTCCGCACCGCGCTGGGGGCCGACCTGACCGACGACCGGGGAGGAGTGGACGACGGTGGACGACGCTGA
- a CDS encoding DUF4394 domain-containing protein, with the protein MRLTRTATAAAAGALVLSAVGMGAAQAHESKGKGHGGGQSVVGLASEGTSLVQLKVRKGVQAGASAKVTGLQGDAKLVGIDHRVQDGKLYGVGDKGGVYTLDAGNGAATKVAQLTVGLQGTAFGVDFNPAANALRIISDTGQNLRHPFATPGAQTVADKTLNSPTATPPVDGTKGVTAAAYTNNDLADGTGTVLYDISTASDQLLIQSPANSGALVPVGGLGVDAQGDAGFDVLSELRDGRSVGSKAWASLTVGGKQGLYEVNLTNGSASKVGDLPAGVTDIAVPLAR; encoded by the coding sequence ATGCGACTCACCCGCACCGCCACCGCCGCCGCTGCCGGAGCGCTGGTCCTGTCCGCCGTCGGCATGGGCGCCGCCCAGGCCCACGAGAGCAAGGGCAAGGGGCACGGGGGCGGCCAGAGCGTGGTCGGGCTGGCCTCCGAGGGCACGTCGCTGGTGCAGCTGAAGGTCCGCAAGGGCGTCCAGGCCGGCGCGAGCGCCAAGGTCACGGGGCTGCAGGGCGACGCGAAGCTGGTCGGCATCGACCACCGCGTGCAGGACGGCAAGCTCTACGGCGTCGGCGACAAGGGCGGCGTCTACACCCTCGACGCCGGCAACGGCGCCGCCACCAAGGTCGCCCAGCTGACCGTCGGGCTGCAGGGCACGGCCTTCGGGGTGGACTTCAACCCGGCGGCCAACGCGCTGCGCATCATCAGCGACACCGGCCAGAACCTCCGCCACCCGTTCGCGACCCCGGGCGCCCAGACGGTGGCCGACAAGACGCTGAACTCCCCCACGGCCACCCCGCCCGTGGACGGCACCAAGGGCGTCACGGCTGCGGCGTACACGAACAACGACCTCGCGGACGGCACCGGCACGGTCCTCTACGACATCTCCACCGCCAGCGACCAGCTGCTCATCCAGTCCCCGGCCAACTCCGGCGCCCTGGTGCCGGTGGGCGGCCTCGGCGTGGACGCGCAGGGCGACGCGGGCTTCGACGTCCTCTCGGAGCTGCGCGACGGCAGGTCCGTGGGCTCGAAGGCGTGGGCCTCGCTGACCGTCGGCGGCAAGCAGGGGCTGTACGAGGTCAACCTCACCAACGGCTCCGCCTCGAAGGTCGGCGACCTGCCCGCCGGCGTCACCGACATCGCGGTGCCGCTGGCCCGCTGA
- the dapB gene encoding 4-hydroxy-tetrahydrodipicolinate reductase — protein MSVRVLVVGAGGKMGRMACDAVGSAPDLELVARAGRDDDPAALAQESGAQVAVDLSVPSASPGVVEALVADGVHVVVGTSGWDEAALGRLRGQLGEAPQGTGVVVVPNFAIGAVLMVRFAQQAARWFTSVEVLEAHHPAKVDAPSGTAVRTAELIAQARQEAGTAPAPDATASALDGARGASVGGVPVHSLRMAGVMAAQEVWLGNHGEVLTLRHEATDRTAYAPGLLLAVREVAQRPGLTVGLEHLLGV, from the coding sequence GTGAGCGTGCGCGTCCTGGTGGTGGGGGCCGGCGGGAAGATGGGCCGGATGGCGTGCGACGCCGTCGGGTCCGCCCCCGACCTGGAGCTGGTGGCCCGTGCCGGGCGCGACGACGACCCCGCGGCCCTGGCCCAGGAGTCGGGTGCCCAGGTGGCCGTGGACCTGTCCGTGCCGTCCGCCTCACCGGGCGTCGTCGAGGCCCTCGTGGCCGACGGCGTGCACGTGGTGGTCGGCACCAGCGGCTGGGACGAGGCCGCGCTGGGCCGCCTGCGCGGCCAGCTCGGCGAGGCGCCGCAGGGCACCGGCGTCGTCGTCGTCCCCAACTTCGCGATCGGCGCGGTGCTCATGGTGCGCTTCGCGCAGCAGGCCGCTCGCTGGTTCACCTCCGTGGAGGTGCTCGAAGCGCACCACCCGGCCAAGGTCGACGCCCCCAGCGGCACCGCGGTGCGCACGGCGGAGCTGATCGCCCAGGCGCGCCAGGAGGCGGGGACCGCCCCGGCTCCCGACGCGACGGCCTCGGCGCTCGACGGCGCCCGCGGGGCCAGCGTCGGTGGCGTCCCCGTGCACAGCCTGCGGATGGCCGGGGTCATGGCCGCGCAGGAGGTCTGGCTGGGCAACCACGGCGAGGTCCTCACGCTGCGCCACGAGGCCACCGACCGGACCGCCTACGCGCCGGGCCTGCTGCTCGCCGTGCGAGAGGTGGCGCAGCGCCCGGGGCTCACGGTCGGCCTCGAGCACCTGCTCGGGGTCTGA
- a CDS encoding M16 family metallopeptidase: protein MTAVPLPLEQEGTLTLSGQDAGATVRRSVLAGGVRVLTESVPGLRSATLGAWVGVGSRDEADGHHGSTHFLEHLLFKGTRNRSALDIASAFDAVGGESNAATGKEHTTYYARVLDSDLPMAVDVITDMVTSAALDPEDLEGERQVILEELAMNDDDPVDVVHERFTEQVFGAGTPLGRPIGGTAQTILDVPRDAVWEHYQQHYTAPGLVVTAAGGLDHNALCASVSAALTGAGWPQDDRSPLPRRSSGGREARGIADGLPGSTVLTVDRPTEQANVVLGGAGLRAGDPRRHVLAVLNAVLGGGMSSRLFQEVRERRGLAYSVYSFSSGYADAGLFGVYAGCTPSRVPQVVELLAREWEQLATGGLREGELERAIGQVSGGTVLALEDSGSRMSRLGKAELVHGEYLSLEDALARAASVTADDVQQLAAELWAAPHHLTVVGPFETDPVEVAP from the coding sequence ATGACGGCTGTCCCCCTGCCCCTGGAGCAGGAGGGCACCCTGACCCTCTCCGGCCAGGACGCCGGCGCCACCGTGCGCCGCAGCGTCCTGGCCGGAGGCGTCCGGGTGCTCACCGAGTCGGTCCCCGGCCTGCGCTCGGCGACCCTGGGCGCCTGGGTGGGCGTCGGGTCGCGCGACGAGGCGGACGGCCACCACGGCTCCACGCACTTCCTCGAGCACCTGCTCTTCAAGGGCACCCGGAACCGCTCCGCCCTCGACATCGCCTCGGCGTTCGACGCCGTGGGCGGTGAGTCCAACGCCGCCACCGGCAAGGAGCACACCACCTACTACGCGCGGGTGCTCGACTCCGACCTGCCGATGGCCGTCGACGTCATCACCGACATGGTCACCTCCGCCGCGCTCGACCCCGAGGACCTCGAGGGTGAGCGCCAGGTGATCCTGGAGGAGCTGGCGATGAACGACGACGACCCCGTCGACGTCGTCCACGAGCGCTTCACCGAGCAGGTCTTCGGCGCCGGCACCCCGCTGGGCCGGCCCATCGGCGGCACCGCCCAGACCATCCTCGACGTGCCCCGCGACGCGGTGTGGGAGCACTACCAGCAGCACTACACCGCGCCCGGCCTCGTGGTGACCGCCGCCGGCGGTCTCGACCACAACGCGCTGTGCGCCTCGGTCTCCGCCGCCCTGACGGGGGCGGGGTGGCCCCAGGACGACCGCTCGCCCCTGCCGCGCCGGTCCTCCGGCGGCCGGGAGGCGCGCGGCATCGCGGACGGCCTGCCGGGCAGCACCGTCCTCACCGTCGACCGGCCCACGGAGCAGGCCAACGTGGTGCTCGGCGGCGCCGGGCTGCGCGCGGGCGACCCGCGCCGGCACGTCCTCGCCGTCCTCAACGCCGTCCTGGGCGGCGGCATGAGCAGCCGCCTGTTCCAGGAGGTGCGCGAGCGCCGCGGCCTGGCGTACTCCGTCTACTCCTTCTCCAGCGGCTACGCCGACGCCGGCCTCTTCGGCGTCTACGCCGGGTGCACGCCGTCGCGGGTGCCGCAGGTGGTGGAGCTGCTGGCCCGCGAGTGGGAGCAGCTGGCCACCGGTGGCCTGCGCGAGGGAGAGCTGGAGCGCGCCATCGGGCAGGTCAGCGGCGGGACGGTGCTCGCCCTGGAGGACTCCGGCTCCCGGATGTCGCGCCTGGGCAAGGCCGAGCTGGTGCACGGGGAGTACCTGTCCCTGGAGGACGCCCTCGCCCGCGCCGCCTCGGTCACCGCTGACGACGTGCAGCAGCTGGCTGCCGAGCTGTGGGCGGCGCCGCACCACCTCACCGTGGTCGGTCCCTTCGAGACCGACCCGGTGGAGGTCGCTCCGTGA